GGGGCGGATGACGTACTGGCAGTACTGATTGCCGGGATTGAGCTTGAAATAGTCCTGGTGATAATTTTCGGCGGGATAAAATTTCTCGAAAGCCGTGATCTCGGTGACGATCGGGTTTTTGAACTGGCCTGAGGCATCGAGCTGTTTTTTGTAGGCGGTCGCTTCTGCTTTCTGTTTTTCATTATGATAGAAGATGGCGGAGCGGTACTGTGTGCCGACGTCGGCTCCCTGGCGATTTAACGTAGTCGGGTCGTGTGTTTCCCAGAAGGCTTTGAGGATATCGGTGAAGGGAATTACTTTGGGATCGAAGGTGACCTGAATCACTTCGGCGTGGCCTGTGGTGCCGTTGCAGACCGCTTTGTAGGTCGGATTGGGAACCTGGCCCCCAGAATAACCGGAGACGGCCGACTTGACGCCTTTCAGTTCGCGGAAGACCGCTTCGGTGCACCAGAAGCAGCCAGAGCCGAGAGTGACGACTTCGAGGCCCATCTCTTCCTGGGCCGCGGGGGAGGACTTTGAGTCAGTCTGTTCCAGGAGTGCCGTTTGCTCTTGCTGGGGCTGTTCGTCGGCGACAGCCACGGGGCGGTCTTCCGGTGAGAGCGATTTCTCACAGCCGCTCATCAGGGTCAGCAGAGTGGTGAGTGAAAAGCCAATGAGAACCAGCAGCGGTAAATGAGAGAACGTCATGACACCCTTTTCCCAAATCAGATCTGTCAGAAAATTAGAATCCAGTCAGAATTAATAGCAACTGGTTTTATTTTAGACAATCGGAGTGAGGAGGGACAGGGGGAATCTGTAATGAGAGCGACCAGACTTTATTTTCCGTTAAACAGGAAACGCAACGGTCTGAAGCGGAGGATCAGGAAATGGTGGATGGCCAGTGTCAGGGAGATTGTGGCAATTTCGACGGCGAGAAACTTGTAGCCGATGGCGATACTGACATTCAGCAGGAGATAGCCGAACACAATCACACAGAGATGGTGAAATAGGTAGATCGAATACGAGGCGTCGGAAAGATAGCGGAAGAACTGAGAATTCCGGTTCATGAACTTATAAAACAGGACATAACAGATGTGACTGGAGAGAGTGCAGATCAGGCTGGCTGAATAAATGCGTAATACACTTTCCGGGTTCAAGCCGTGAGCATTTGACTCGACATATTGAACCACAAGTGAGAGTGCCAGGGCGTACCATTCCCAGCGGGCGATCGAGTGAAACTGTTGCTGGAGTACCTTGTCACGATAGAGCCAGAGGCCGACAAGAAAGTAGGGGAGGAAGAGGATAAAATCCTCAACGTTAAACAGTCCGGAAAAATGTGATCCATGAGAGAGCGAGGGATCCAGTTTGTCGATGATGCTCCAGGCGAGATCAGAGAACGGAAGTAACAGCAGGAAGTAGCAGTTTTTTCGAAACGGAGCGAGAACGCGGTTGAGTCTGCCGGTTTCCGTAACTTTACTGCTGATGGCAAAGAGTGCGATGCCGACAGCGAAGAACTGGAGCAGTGTCAGCAGGAACCAGAGATGTGAGACCCAGGCGCCGGAGATCCATTTTTGCGGGAGTTCATAGACTACAAAGTGCATAAAGGACATCGGCTGTTGTTGAATGACGGTGGTTCTGAAATAGAGCTCAATCGTGTTAATGGTCAGTGCCGTCGCACACAAGGGGACCAGGATGCGCGTCAGGCGGATCTTTGCAAATGTGCCGACACCGTATTTTTTGAGACTCATCATCGAGAAGAAGCCGGCAATGATAAAGAAGGTGGGCATACGAAAGGCATGGATGACGGAGCCGAGAATGTTAAAAAATTCGGACTTGTGCGAGTCGGACACAATCCAGTGGTCACCAGCGGAATAGATGAGTGCGCCGTGCAAGACGACTCCCAGCATCATCAGAATAGAACGCAGGGAGTCCATATAGTAAAAGCGGGTAGTACCTGTGCCCGCTGGCACAGTCTCCAGGGGTAAAACGGGTGCTTCCGGAGTTACTAAAGCACTGGGGGGATTCATCGTGGGTATGCCTGAAATTAGGATGGAGCCGCTATCTTAAATTAGTCCAGTGTCGCGCTGAACTCACCGCGTGACGAGTATATATATCTATTAGCGTTGATTTGGATCGGTAAAATCTGTTGAGAATTCTGGTTCGAGCGAAGTCGTATCGTTTCATTAATCTATAATCATTAAAACCGGACGAATATGAATTCTGCTCTTGTGATTTATGCGGCGATGTTTCGAAAAAGCAACATGGGAAGTCCAATTTCAAAGCCGGGGAAATTTCTGTTTTCATTGAACATTCACATAGTCTATGAGCGTGTTAAATACTTAGCTGATCAGGTATTTTGATTATTTTGGAGTTTGGAGTGGCAATTTGTGATCTGCTGACTACAAATTAACATGTTGAAACCAATCAACGGCTTTTCGACTGTCCCAGTCGTTATCAGGATTGAACAGAGAACCCCAGCCAGATGAATGTCGCCAGGAAAGAAAATCTTTGATGAACGATGCTTATGATGCGATTTTAGTTGTCTCCTTTGGTGGGCCAGAAGGCCCCGATGACGTGATCCCGTTTCTGGAAAATGTACTGCGTGGGAAAAATGTGCCGCGCGAACGGATGCTGGAAGTCTCCGAACATTATCAGCAATTTGGGGGCGTGAGTCCGATCAATTCGCAGAACCGGGCGTTGATTGCCGCACTGGAACAGGAACTGGCTGCACATGGTCCACATCTCCCCATTTATTGGGGCAACCGAAACTGGGCGCCCCTCCTTGCGGATACACTGGATGAAATGAAACAGGCGGGAGTGAAACGGGCATTGGCTTTTTTTACATCTGCCTTCAGTTCGTATTCGGGCTGTCGCCAGTATCGGGAAGATATTCAACGGGCGCAGGAGCAGGTTGGGGAAGGGGCGCCTGAAGTTGAGAAATTGCGAATGTTTTTCAACCATCCCGGGTTTATCGAAGCGACGGTCGAGCGGACGGAAGAAGTGCTGCAGCAGATTCCAGAGGACCGGCGCGACAAGGCAACAATCTTGTATTCCGCGCATAGTATTCCGCTGGCGATGGCTGCGGGGTGTAAGTATGAAGTGCAGTTGAAAGAAGCAGCGAGGCTCGTTAGTGAGCGATTGGGGGAGCATCCCTCGCATCTGGTGTATCAGAGCCGAAGTGGTCCGCCACACCAGCCCTGGTTAGAGCCTGATATCTGTGACTTCATCAAAGAACTGGGAGCGCAGGGAGATATTGATGACATCGTGATCGTTCCCATCGGTTTTGTATCGGACCACATGGAAGTCCTGTTTGATCTGGATACCGAAGCGAAGGATGTCGGGAAGGAATTGGGGATCAACGTGCTGCGCGCGAAAACCGTGGGTGTGCATCCCCGGTTTATCACGATGATCCGTGAACTGATCGAAGAGCGCATCAGTGGAACCGACGAGCAGCCTGCGCTGGGAGAGATGGGGGCCAGCCACGATGTCTGTCCGGTTGACTGCTGTCTGCGTGTCACTGAACTCAAACGCTAAGAACTGGTTAAAAACCGATGTGTTTTGTTTGGCGTTACGGTTCTTGTTAAAACGGCATGTGTACAAAATATTCAATAAAGATTTTCATGAAGCGTTCGTTCCCTGTTGTCATCGCCCCACTGGATCAGAAATACTAAGCACCAGTAAGTAATTGATTGAAGCGCCCACCCTGCCTTTGTTTTTCCCAAAACATCCTGCCAGGCAGATTTGCTTGCTCCCAATTTTTCCTTCCCGAGTTGAAAACAAAAAGTGACAGGAGTCGGTATGTCTACGTCTCGTAAGCGAGGTTTTACCCTGATTGAGTTATTGGTCGTGATTGCCATTATCACGATTTTGATTGCACTGTTGTTGCCCGCCGTCCAGCAGGCACGAGAAGCGGCCCGGCGGTCCACGTGTAAAAACAATTTGAAACAGATTGGAGTGGCGTTACATAATTATCTCGACACACACCGCACGCTGCCTTACGGGCATATGGAAGTCCAGCCGGGAAATTATAGTTCGTCAGCACCTTATTTAACGTATCACTGGCGCGACACCTGGGCACATCAAATCTTGCCATTCGTCGATCAGGCACCCCTGTATCAGAAATATACCGAGGATCCGGCGACGCACGTGCATATTGTCTCAAACCCGGAAGTTTATAAAGCCGTTGTTCCGGTTTATCTGTGTCCGTCAGATCCTTCAACCCCGGGTAATGCCGATGCAGCCGGACGATCTCAAGGGAGCTATATTGGCTGTGCCGGGAATGAAGCAACGACGAACGGTAAAAACTTAAATGGTGTTTTTTCGGAGAATTCGAAAGCCCTGATGCGTGATATGCGAGACGGTTCTTCGAATACGATTATGGTCTCCGAGATTGTGATTCGCGGAAATGCGGCAACAACAACGTATTGGGGTTGTCCCGGCTGCTATGGGATTGGCGGGGCGCATGGGGAGATGACGTTCACGACACGGGAGGTGCCAAATACGCCTGTGCCCGATCAGAACTACTCGTGTAAATCGACGACCTGGCCGAATGCGCCTTGCGTTGTGAACACGGGCGTCAAATATAATTTTGCCCGCAGTTATCATATCGGGGGCGTGCATGCACTGCTCGGCGATGGCGCGGTTCGCTTTATCTCATCTAATATTGACCGTCCGACATTCCAGCATCTGGGAGATAAAAACGACGGCGAAGTTCTGGGCGAATTCTAAGCGGTAAACACAAAGAGAGTACGTAAAAAAGCACCGAAGGTCGAATGGCTTTCGGTGCTTTTGATTTATGATGCGACATTCACAATCAGATCGAATCATCCGACTGCTGAGTCGGCTCCGAATCGTTCTCATGTGCAATGTGGGGGTTAATCACGATCTCACCTGACTTCAGCTTTTGGCGACGAACTCGCTTGGCTTCCGCTTTTGCCTTTTTGTCTGCTTCTCGTTGACGTTTGGCAAAGGTGTTTTGATTTTTTGCGATAGTCTCTCTCCTTGAGTAGAGTTTGGTTTGATTGATTCAGAATCAGCTTTAGCTGGTCTGTTTTGCATTTGGCTTGAGGTGCCGCCACTTGGTTTGTTTCTGTCCCTGCTTTGGTTTAGCAGTGGCTGAGGATGCGGAACGGCGTCGTGTACGTCGCTCTGGGCGAGCGCCTTTGGCACCGACTCTTTGTCTCGGAGCACCTTTGCGGGTGCGGGGTTCCAAATCGGCTTTAACGGGCCGCACGTCGGATTGTCGATGTTCGGCTGAGACCGGAATTTTATGGCCAATCAATTTTTCAATGGATCGCAGCTCATTCCGTTCGTTGCCGCTGCAGAACGAAATGGCAATGCCCTCTGCACCGGCGCGTCCGGTTCGGCCAATGCGATGCACATAGGATTCGGCTTCCACGGGAAGGTCGAAGTTGATCACATGCGTGATGCCTTCAATGTCAATTCCCCGGGCGGCGACGTCGGTCGCGACAAGCACCTGCACCTTTTTACTGCGGAATGCTTCTAACGCCTGCTGCCGGGCATTTTGAGATTTATTACCATGGATGGCGGTGGCTTTGAAGCCGGCGCGCATCAGCCGCTGGGCCAGCATGTTGGCCGTCCGTTTGGTTCGGATAAACACCAGCGCCCGCTCGACACCGTCGCTCTCCAGAATTTTCTGCAGTAGCGGCTGTTTTTTGTTGTATTCCACATGCATCAACTGCTGCTTGATCTTTTTGACGCTGGTGGTCTTAGGCGTTACGTTAACACTGACCGGATTCTTCAGCAGGCTTTGCGCCAGTTCGGTGATCTTAGGTGCCAGTGTTGCTGAAAAGAATAGAGACTGTCGTTTCGCCGGCAGTTGGCTGATGATCCGTTTGAGGTCGGGAAGGAAGCCCATGTCGAGCATGCGGTCGGCTTCGTCCAGCACGAACGTTTCCAGGTGTTCGAGATTGATGTGCCCCTGGTTCATGAGATCGAGCAAACGTCCCGGAGTCGCGATCAGTACATGGGCGCCTCGATTCAATGCTCGTACCTGATTCCCCTGGCTGACGCCTCCATAAACGAGAACATGACGCAAACGGAGATGCCGGCCGTATGTCTCGAAGCTTTCGCCAATCTGAATTGCCAGTTCTCGCGTGGGAGCCAATACGAGAGCAAACGGTCGATTCGGGGGCGCTTTGCGGCTGTTTTTCCCCAGGCGATTTAGAATCGGCAGTGCCAGTGCAGCTGTTTTTCCGGTTCCGGTTTGCGCACAGCCGAGAATGTCGTTTCCCTGGAGTGCAGCGGGAATGGTCTTTGCCTGAATGGGGGTTGGTGTTTTGTAGTTTTCTTCGGCCAGTGCACGTTGGACTGGCGCAATTAATTCGAGTTCTTGAAAAGTATTCAATGGATTTCCTTGTCGGAGTGTTTCAAAGGTTGGGCTGTCAGTATGTTGATTTCACTGAATCAATGGAGAAGGAGTGCCTTCTTTGAGCCTGTCAGCCGCGGGTTGGTTTGTTTTTATTTCGTGTGCGGGAGATCCACCACGGTGTGGTATTGGATTCCGCCTGTTAGCAACAGCGCAGTAGTTCAAGTATTGCGCAAGCAGGCAAAGTTTTGCCGACTCTTCAGGGATTCACTCAGGCGTAGCAGGTTGGACCGGCATGGCCAAAAGCAAACGTCGCTTCTGTGGGAACTCTGGATAAACAAGAAAATCACAGAATTCAGTGCGTCCACAACGACGCGGTGCTTTCGACAGCGGTTCACACAACCGATGACTGGCAGCATAAGTGTGCAGCAAACACGCCGCACAAGTAGAAAGGGTTACAAGAGAATCCAACTCTGCAAAAAGACCCTTTCTGGTCAGAAAACGGATCCTACTCTGAGATCGCGCTACTCGCTTGGTTCCGACCATTTTGACGAGGCTTCTAAAAAAATTGCCCAACGTCTGGAGAAAAGTATACCCTTGCGAAGTACCTTTGCCAAGCCTGATTTCCTGGAAAGTCTTTGTATGGCCTGTTTTCAGGGGATTTCCCCCTAAAAATATACTCCCGCTTTTTTGAACGTGAGCTGGTGGCGATGTTCCGGGTTTCTGGAACATGCTGTTTTCTACTACGAAAGACAAGAAAAGCACGAAAATTTAAACTGTCTCACGTACATTGCACATCGCATCGAAACAAAGAATAGATCAGGGGATTCAGTGCTTTCCAGAATTCCTGTATCTACCTGTTCAATTGCATTTGCTTTCAAAATCAATCTCCGGTATCATATCAACGCGTGTTTATGTTGATTGAAAGGTGCTCGGATTCATGGTGCCGAAGGAATAGATACTATGCTGACGATTCTTGGAAAACCGACTGCGAAGCGCGGTCAATTTTGTGATGGCGTTTCCCGCCGCAGCTTCCTGAAAATCGGGGGCATGGCTCTGGGGGGAATTTCATTACCAGGCACATTACGAGCTGAAAAAGAAAGCCAGACCGGCAGCAATCACAAAGCGATCATCAATATCTACATGCCCGGCGGGCCGTCACACATTGATCTGTGGGATCCCAAGCCGGAAGCGCCGACGGAAATTCGCGGCGAGTTCAACGCCATTCAAACCAACGTGCCCGGGATTCAGATCTGTGAACTGTTCCCGCGGATGGCGGCAATGATGGACAAGTTCGTTCCGGTGCGTTCGCTCTCCGACGCCGACGGCAGGCATGATGCCTATCAGTGTATGACCGGGCGCAAATTCGGCAGTCGTCAACCCCCCGGAGGCTGGCCGGCAGCAGGAGCCTTTGTTTCGAATCTGCAGGGCCCCGTCAACGCGGCGGTCCCCTCGAATGTGGCGCTGATGTATAAAACAGGGAACGGCACCTGGGGCCAACCCGGCACAGGTGGCTTTCTGGGCGTGCAGCATGCGCCATTTAATCTGGTGGGACGCAAAGCCCGCAGTTCACCGGAAAACATGGTTTTGCAGGGGATCACCCTCGAACGGTTGCGCGATCGGGTGAAGCTGCAGAAGGCCTTCGATACATTCCGTCGCGAAGCTGACACGTCGGGCTTAATGGAAAGTATGGACGTGTATTCGCAGCAGGCGATGAATATTCTGACCACGCCGCAACTGGCGGATGCATTGGATCTATCGAAAGAAGATCCAGAGATTCTCGCTCGCTACGGCAAGAGCGACGAAACCTTCCAGCGCGACGGTGCGCCGCGGATGATTGAGAACTTCTGTCTGGCGCGACGTCTGGTCGAAGCGGGGGCACGGTTTGTATCACTCAACTATAGTCGCTGGGACTGGCATGGCCCGGACGGCATGAATTTTCCCAAGTCGCGTGAAGAGTTTCCACTTCTCGATCAGGGCTTGTCGGCACTGGTGACCGACCTGCACGAACGGGGCCTCGATAAAGATGTTTCCGTTGTGGTCTGGGGCGAATTCGGACGGACGCCGAAGATCAATCAGAATAACAGCCGTGACCACTGGCCGAAGGTTTCGTGTGCGATGCTTGCAGGCGGCGGAATGAACACGGGCCAGGTGATCGGCAAGACGAACCGCAAAGGAGAGTATGCGATCGACAGGCCAGTCAAGTTCCAGGAAGTCTTTGCGACGCTGTACCATCAGATCGGTCTGGACCTGAACGGCACCCGCATCTTCGATACCAGCGGCACGCCGCAGTATCTGGTGGATCAGGGAATTGAACCGCTGCGCGAGTTGATTTAAGTTCATTGTATTAAACGTGTTATGGTATAGCTGAGCGTTCGCAACTGGGTAGTGTTGCTGAACCAGATTCATTTTTGCTCTTGGGATCTGTCTCAAACCATCGTTTCTCTAATGAGTGCCTGGTATTAGAGAGAATGTGCTTTCGTTAGAAAGCGACCCCATATCATCTACGATCAAGATATTCTGCTGAGTTTTTCGATCAAAAGAGTGGATTGAGTTTCATGCCTGTCTGGATCTATGGGGGACCATGACATCAGGACATCTTTGACCCCAATCCAATTGCTTGGTTATTCTCATCTGATTCACTAGCGGCCCGACCCATCAGGACACATTCGATCCCAAACCAGAAGCGACCTTGGAATTTCGTGGTTCCTTTGAGTCGATCCAAACGAGGATTCCCGGTCTCAATTTCATAAAAAGTATTCTGGCGGGTGTTTCTCGATTTCTTTGGGGCAATTCCCACTTTCATAGAACTGGAATGAAGTTTAGAAATGTCTTGAAATACTAGCGTGGATGCCAAAGTAATCACAGTTTTTTAGAAAAAAACAGGGTTGAAGCTGATGAAGCGACAACATTTCAACTGTTGAAAACAACACGATCCTATTGAATGAATGGAATTTTTATGCGATAATGCTTTTCATTCGAGAGCAATAAAAAAACCCCCGGATGGGCAAACATCCGAGGGGGGAGGTGTCTCTCGCTTAACTAATGTTTTTCATCCCACATCAGCTATTTCAATGAATGCGAGGAACACCCTATGCGCATATTCTATCACAAGAAAAATGATAGTGAAAGAGAAAATCCCCCTCAGCCCGGCTCATTATGGCCACCTATTCTGATCGTGCTGGCTACTGCTTTAGTGGCGACAGCCCTCTCTATAATAACAGGAAACGCCTTACCTGTCGTATTCTGGACACTGCTCACGGGGCTATTCTGGTCTGACAGGATGTTAAGGAACCGTCAATAAGCATGGTAATCCTAAATCCAGATGTTCGTTTCGCAACTAACTGACAGAAGCATATCATCTGTTGGACTTAAAAGGGATAATCTCAGCAGGATATGAGGGACACAACCCCTATGTTGCTTCCGTGATGTTATTCTGGCTCGCTTAAATGAGTGATTGGTGTCGATCGGTGAGTTGATTCGAACGCCACAAATAAACAGGAGTCCGGGGCGAGATCAATCATGAACTACTGTATTGTGAGTTTTTACCCAGTGACCGTATGAAAAGTATGATCAACCCAGCAAAAAATTGTAAAGCAATCATCAATATCTATCTGCCTGGTGGTCCGTCACACATCGATCTGTACGATCCCAAGATAGACGCCCCGATTGAAATCCACGGCGCGATTAAGCCGATTCAAACCAACGTTCCCGGGATCTAGTTTTGCGAACTCTTCCTACGGAAGACTGCGATGATGGATCAGTTTACTCCGATCCAATCCCTCTCCAACGCCGATGGCAGACACAATATTTTTTAATGTGTGACAAACCGATTCATTTGCTGACTTGAGAGCGAGTTTTAAAACCGCTTCGAGTCGGACTCTTTATTTTTTCGGCTTCGCCAGTATCTCTCCAAGATAAGCCGGGTAGTTTGCTTTGGCGGAACCTTTTGTCAGGCTGTCGCCGAAGCAGATGATTTTTGTGGTATCCAGTTTTTCGGAAGCCAGTTTCTCTGTCACCAGTTTTGACAGGAGTTGATAGCCGGCGGGCGTCAGGTGCACGCCGTCTTTGATGCCACTGTTGGCGGGGTTGCGGAGGACGCTGGTTTTGTTGTTGTCGGCGATGTTGTGCTCGATCAGGTAGTCATGGAAATCGACGAGGGGGATCTTTCGTTTTTTCGAAATGTCAAGCAGAACGGAGCGGACTTCCTGCATTCGTTCATTCGGGGACTGATCGGCGTACTTTTTCGAATCATGGCGGCTGAAGAGTAATTCCGGGATGCAGGGCGGGGGCGTCATCAAGAGGACCTTGGCGCCGCTTCCGTCTATTTTGTCAATCAACGTGTTGACATTTTTTTGGTAGTCTTTGATGTCGATGAAGCCGCCCGAGTTGAGGCGGTCGTTGGTGCCGACCATCAGTACGACCACACTGGGATCTTTCGCGAGTACATCCCGATCGAGACGTTTTAGCAGTTGCGAACTGCGATTCCCACCCACGCCGGCATTGATGACTTCCGCGGCGAATGTGTTTGCGGGGAGACTGTACAGACAAAAGGTGAAGTACAACAGGCAGTATTTGAACATTGTTATTCTCACAATGGGATTGGCAAAGCTGTTAGCAACGGGGGACAAGTATTCTAGCTATTGAAACACAATGTTTCCTTTTTCTACCACGAAAAACACAAAAGTCACGAAAATTATTGTGGGAGTATCTCATCCAGAGGGGGGGAGTGGCCTGCGGGATGAGATCGCAATCTTTGTTACTCACTTTTCTTTTGTTTGTGCGAGGAATTTCGGCACTCGCGCTCACAGAATGCGATTTCCACCAGGGCGATCAAAGCAAACGCGCCGCCGAGCCAGAAGAAGAGTTGGTGATTTTCCTGCCAGAGATGCAGTACCAGCAGGCCGATGGTTGTTAGCATCAGGGTCATTCCCAACAGAATCAGCCAGAGGTTGCTGTTGGTGATTTTACGCAACTTCAGATTGGCGACGGAGACCGCCAGCGAGATCAGTAAAAAGGTCATACTGGAAAAGA
This window of the Gimesia fumaroli genome carries:
- the msrA gene encoding peptide-methionine (S)-S-oxide reductase MsrA, with product MTFSHLPLLVLIGFSLTTLLTLMSGCEKSLSPEDRPVAVADEQPQQEQTALLEQTDSKSSPAAQEEMGLEVVTLGSGCFWCTEAVFRELKGVKSAVSGYSGGQVPNPTYKAVCNGTTGHAEVIQVTFDPKVIPFTDILKAFWETHDPTTLNRQGADVGTQYRSAIFYHNEKQKAEATAYKKQLDASGQFKNPIVTEITAFEKFYPAENYHQDYFKLNPGNQYCQYVIRPKLEKFRSKFADKLKKEESTEK
- a CDS encoding DUF1501 domain-containing protein; this translates as MINPAKNCKAIINIYLPGGPSHIDLYDPKIDAPIEIHGAIKPIQTNVPGI
- a CDS encoding DEAD/DEAH box helicase, whose translation is MNTFQELELIAPVQRALAEENYKTPTPIQAKTIPAALQGNDILGCAQTGTGKTAALALPILNRLGKNSRKAPPNRPFALVLAPTRELAIQIGESFETYGRHLRLRHVLVYGGVSQGNQVRALNRGAHVLIATPGRLLDLMNQGHINLEHLETFVLDEADRMLDMGFLPDLKRIISQLPAKRQSLFFSATLAPKITELAQSLLKNPVSVNVTPKTTSVKKIKQQLMHVEYNKKQPLLQKILESDGVERALVFIRTKRTANMLAQRLMRAGFKATAIHGNKSQNARQQALEAFRSKKVQVLVATDVAARGIDIEGITHVINFDLPVEAESYVHRIGRTGRAGAEGIAISFCSGNERNELRSIEKLIGHKIPVSAEHRQSDVRPVKADLEPRTRKGAPRQRVGAKGARPERRTRRRSASSATAKPKQGQKQTKWRHLKPNAKQTS
- a CDS encoding SGNH/GDSL hydrolase family protein; amino-acid sequence: MFKYCLLYFTFCLYSLPANTFAAEVINAGVGGNRSSQLLKRLDRDVLAKDPSVVVLMVGTNDRLNSGGFIDIKDYQKNVNTLIDKIDGSGAKVLLMTPPPCIPELLFSRHDSKKYADQSPNERMQEVRSVLLDISKKRKIPLVDFHDYLIEHNIADNNKTSVLRNPANSGIKDGVHLTPAGYQLLSKLVTEKLASEKLDTTKIICFGDSLTKGSAKANYPAYLGEILAKPKK
- a CDS encoding acyltransferase family protein, producing MNPPSALVTPEAPVLPLETVPAGTGTTRFYYMDSLRSILMMLGVVLHGALIYSAGDHWIVSDSHKSEFFNILGSVIHAFRMPTFFIIAGFFSMMSLKKYGVGTFAKIRLTRILVPLCATALTINTIELYFRTTVIQQQPMSFMHFVVYELPQKWISGAWVSHLWFLLTLLQFFAVGIALFAISSKVTETGRLNRVLAPFRKNCYFLLLLPFSDLAWSIIDKLDPSLSHGSHFSGLFNVEDFILFLPYFLVGLWLYRDKVLQQQFHSIARWEWYALALSLVVQYVESNAHGLNPESVLRIYSASLICTLSSHICYVLFYKFMNRNSQFFRYLSDASYSIYLFHHLCVIVFGYLLLNVSIAIGYKFLAVEIATISLTLAIHHFLILRFRPLRFLFNGK
- a CDS encoding ferrochelatase, producing the protein MNDAYDAILVVSFGGPEGPDDVIPFLENVLRGKNVPRERMLEVSEHYQQFGGVSPINSQNRALIAALEQELAAHGPHLPIYWGNRNWAPLLADTLDEMKQAGVKRALAFFTSAFSSYSGCRQYREDIQRAQEQVGEGAPEVEKLRMFFNHPGFIEATVERTEEVLQQIPEDRRDKATILYSAHSIPLAMAAGCKYEVQLKEAARLVSERLGEHPSHLVYQSRSGPPHQPWLEPDICDFIKELGAQGDIDDIVIVPIGFVSDHMEVLFDLDTEAKDVGKELGINVLRAKTVGVHPRFITMIRELIEERISGTDEQPALGEMGASHDVCPVDCCLRVTELKR
- a CDS encoding DUF1559 domain-containing protein — encoded protein: MSTSRKRGFTLIELLVVIAIITILIALLLPAVQQAREAARRSTCKNNLKQIGVALHNYLDTHRTLPYGHMEVQPGNYSSSAPYLTYHWRDTWAHQILPFVDQAPLYQKYTEDPATHVHIVSNPEVYKAVVPVYLCPSDPSTPGNADAAGRSQGSYIGCAGNEATTNGKNLNGVFSENSKALMRDMRDGSSNTIMVSEIVIRGNAATTTYWGCPGCYGIGGAHGEMTFTTREVPNTPVPDQNYSCKSTTWPNAPCVVNTGVKYNFARSYHIGGVHALLGDGAVRFISSNIDRPTFQHLGDKNDGEVLGEF
- a CDS encoding DUF1501 domain-containing protein, whose translation is MLTILGKPTAKRGQFCDGVSRRSFLKIGGMALGGISLPGTLRAEKESQTGSNHKAIINIYMPGGPSHIDLWDPKPEAPTEIRGEFNAIQTNVPGIQICELFPRMAAMMDKFVPVRSLSDADGRHDAYQCMTGRKFGSRQPPGGWPAAGAFVSNLQGPVNAAVPSNVALMYKTGNGTWGQPGTGGFLGVQHAPFNLVGRKARSSPENMVLQGITLERLRDRVKLQKAFDTFRREADTSGLMESMDVYSQQAMNILTTPQLADALDLSKEDPEILARYGKSDETFQRDGAPRMIENFCLARRLVEAGARFVSLNYSRWDWHGPDGMNFPKSREEFPLLDQGLSALVTDLHERGLDKDVSVVVWGEFGRTPKINQNNSRDHWPKVSCAMLAGGGMNTGQVIGKTNRKGEYAIDRPVKFQEVFATLYHQIGLDLNGTRIFDTSGTPQYLVDQGIEPLRELI